The genomic DNA AAGCACAAAGCAGCTAATGAGAAGACCAATAACAGTCTCTGAAGGACAACCAAAATGAAATCTACCCATTTTTTGCATTCTCACAAAGGCATGATGAATTCTTCAGGGTTATTAGtccctgtttttttgttcagtggcaGCAAATTACTTTTGTACTAACTTTTTCGTGGACTGCAGTACTCCATGCAAGACGTGTGGTCTTGGAAGCGATTGGAGTTGCCCTGACAGCCTCCATAATAAAAGGACTCGCACTGCATTGTGCTCATGTTGAAGAAATAGCGACGGAAAAGGGCACGGCATGGTCCTTCCTGTTTGGGAAACCTGCAGATTTGGGGAATCTCTGTGGAGGAAAGTGACAAATTTTATGGCTGGGGTTGGATCAAATCCAACaacatgttttgtgttgtgcacacacacacacacacacacacacacacaaacttcagtagttagctgtgggcaactggacttgcttggaATAGTCTAATCTGAAAAGTATTCTTCAGTTCTGGGGAGGGGcttcttggatgagaggtgaaacatcttcaaacttAACTCAAACAAATCCAGTTACCTACAGCTGGCTACTGAAGATGTCTCTGACCTGAGACAAGGTGTAAGAGACAATATTGTCCACACAGTGCGTGGCTCACTTTATCACTTTATCTCTTGAGAACTTACTTGGGATTCTGAAGCATGTTTTCTGACACTCCGGGTAACTCCTGAAGTTGTTGGCGTTGCCCTGGCACCCTCCATAGTAGAAAACCTCGCACTTCTgagtgattgtgttgtagtaATAGCGCTCAATCTCCCCTCTGCAGGGTCCCTCGTCCACTTCAAGGAGACACGCCTCTGAGAGCAGCAAGGAAACAAACAAgaggtaaacaacaacaacaacaacaacaaaacaaaagaatttACTTTATGGTGCGCGTAAAACCAATTCTTGTGAATGTGCTAAACGGTTTTATACGCGACATTAAGTGGACATTAATACATAAAGAGCTCTGTAAACCAACACGACAACAGCAGACAGCGCTTACCTTTAGGCGCCAGAGCCAAAACGCTGTAAAGTGAGGAGAAAAGTGTAAATAGCGCAAATGTACAAGACCCCATGGTGGTGATTTTGCGCGCTCTCGCTCTCGTCTCTTTCACGCTGCCGTCGCGCGTCCACTTATATGAGTTTGGCAGAGGAATTTTAGGGGCGGGTATGTGGTGACTCATTTCCATATCACAAATGAACTGGAATAGAGAGTGGGAATGACATCAGAGAGAAACGGCATCGATAACTTAGCGTAAATGTGACTCAGCCCACAATGAAATGACAGGCGAGACTCACAGACACCTTCAttgaagatgaggatgaggatgatgatgatgatgaattagGCTCCATTGATCCATGACTGGATTATTGGATCAATACTCTTGTGAAATCAGGTTCCTGCCAAGTTCCCAACACAAAACCAGTCTGACTGCATCTGATTtcccccctacacacacacacacacacacacacacacgtgcattgacttctattcaCTTGGACAGTCTATACAAAGTGttattcctaaccttaaccttaaccatgatcagttaatgtctaaccctaactttaacttaaCCACTATTCAAACAACATATTTAACCagtgcctcagaaatgaggctctgccttattaggaccaggtttatgtctccatgaggactactagtcGTGGCGAGGTCAGTGTCTATGCCAAATTTCCTCAAGAGcgaacaaatacacacacacacgcacctccATTTCCAGCCTTGAGCCTCTTTGTTATATTTTGTGTAATGACTGCAGCCGTCTACAGCCTTTTTCCAAGGAAGCCGTAATGTTTTACTAAACTCTCAATTTGTCCTTCCTCAGCGCTAAAAGCAGCATCcccagaaaataaatgtaccataaaacctctttgttttttttacctacaGACCTGTGCATAAATAATATTGCTGTGTTATTCCACATATTCCACTTTTTTCCTAAAGACAAAGGAAGGCAGAATCCAGTCCAGTTATTACAGCCTATTAAAGCAATTGTCTCTGTGCTGTTGGAAAAGTGCAGTGCAGTCATCTTCAGGACAAGGATGTGTCTCCACCTTGACAGGTAGAGGCTAAATACAGATTAGTCTTCTTATCACAGTGACCTGATACATGTGGCCGACATGGCACTCAGACCCATCCATACCTGGATTCACGTTGAAACAGAGTCACAATAgcaaaaatctaaatttaatcTGCAAAACAGAGgatatcattttggttttacATGTAatccaaaaacagaaaaattacACCTGCATAATTCATCTGCTCCTTAGTTGAGAATCTATGGCTTGAATTTACACTACGCCTTGTCTTAATAAGATTAAACGGATTAGGATTGTTTATACAGATTACTTTATAACCCAGATTATGAGAAAGGCGAGGGATTCTTCAACAGGACTTTGGCTGTGAAGGACTGCTCTTTGTAGGCATTCGTAAGTAaattttttatattctttttgaTCGTATTTTACTGAGCACCATTCAATCCGTTTGATCTCTCATAAGAGTGTCAGTATCATGTAACACTAAGTTTAATTCTTCCTTTTGTGACAGAGAATGCCGGTCATTAATGTAGATGAGCTGACAGACAAGGACAAAGCTGTAATGGAagtaaaccaaaaaaaacttgAAGTGAAACTGGAGAGGTGGTTGGTAAGTTCTTCATCGTTGAGATGACAAATATGCCACAGCCTTACTTATAAAAAGatgtttcttctctttcataGGAGAGAAACCTATCAACCAGCATGAGTGTGATTGTTTAAATTGCAGTTCATTCAACGAGCGACATGTACAATTGAAATCGTTGGATAGGTGTCTTAATGCCGTTCTCTCCTCACCTCAGACATCTAAATGCTGTGAAGAAGTCAAGGAGTACATTCAGGctcgagaggaggaggacattcTTGTCAAAGGCATACCTGAGGAGAAGAACCCCTTCAAGGAGAAAGGTGGCTGTGTCATCTGCTAAAATGGACCCGAGGAGCTTTTCATAGCTCAGATTAGCACCCAAGGACACTCTCCCGCCCCCCCAACAAAGAATTTACAAACAACGAAGACTAGAAGGACACAATGaagcattttacaaaatgtccCAAGTTTGCATCTTATTTCGGCCTTTGAAAAAGGtgcaatgaaaaagaaaagtattcgGTAAGGGTTATATTAATGCTTCCCTTTCATGTGGCGTATAGAGTCTTAGCAAATGGACCCATGTGTTCTTTCATGGACACTAACAACTGTCATTAAATCTGCTCGTTTATAACTCAAACTGTCTCCATCATTCACTGCACAAAAGGGGTTTCATGACAGGGTGGATAGACAAGACATTTACATAACTCAGTTtgcacacattaacacaaactTTCCCCGGAAACATCACAAGAGTATCTTTATTACATAGCACAGACCTttatgttaatataatatataatatacagtacctTGCCTGTTTAGAGTAAGATTTTATCCTGTAGCTCCACGTggcttttgttttccattcatttctgcATGACTAAATtagataaaaatgtacttaacaTTATTACACGTGTATTTCAATTTTGTAACTGCTCCACATTATCAGTGCGGGGTGATGTTGTGCCATTACGTTTAAAGGATATTGGAAATTCAAAGATTCAAACATGTAACACgttaaattgaaatacttgACAGTGATTGTGATCCTTAAGGAAATAAGAATACAACGGACAGATGAAAGGATgacaatatatcaccaaattgatattttgaacCACCCCTTCCTTGGATTCTTTTCTAAAAAATCATGTTAATGGATAAAATACAATTTCTGTTTCTAGACCATTTACTTTCCTTTTCAAGGCATATCAACTCCCCCAGCTTTTGTGTCTAAGGTGTCATAAGACGGCTCAGTTGTAGGTTTTGCCCCATATGTTTAAGCTTTCTGCGTCTATAGAAAACTATTGGGAATAGCTGCTGTGCTGAAACACAGTGGAGAAAGGACAGATGGGTCACAAAAAGTGCTACAACAGCTACGTTACGGCTCGTCTGTAGGTAGCACTACACTCCAATTAGCGTGATGTAACGTTTGGTAACTTTAATCTTATTTAATCaaaagatgagtgagtgagtgggtgagaaTGTAGGTCAGAGACAAACATAGAGGAGCCTTCAAATAAGAAAGCTACAGTAGACGTTGTGCCGCCTCCTTCACtgtatctttttttgttttaatcttaaataataaaataaaacaatattaatagaAGGCGGTAATGCACATTTATGGATGCCAACTGAAGAACAATAACTGGTCTAATGTTAATTAACCTTTCTGaagctttctgattttcctAGTTTGTCCTTTCAGGTTGCCGTAGAAAATAAAGTTGGTGGTGCAAGATGGCGGCTCTCCCAAAGTtaaaaagtacatataaaaaactTCTTCTGAAACCATGACAGCCAAactattttttactttaaagtgaTGTAAAGACATGCTAATGAGATGTATATTCGATTATCGACCAATAAACCCCCCCCCAGTCAAGCCTTCCTGGTGCCTGGTTTCTTCAAGCTCAGTCACATTCTGCGCATGCGCTCAAACTGTAAACAGACATGGCGCTACACGGAGGAGCCCTGCGTTTTAACCTGCGCTTAAACCTCAATTATGCGTCCAAAGTCTGCTCCTTTGTCAGTGTCAGGAGGTTTTCTGAAAAGTTGACGTCTAAACCCGCATCAGGCGGTGGTACAGAGACTACCGGAGACCATGCCATCTACACACCAGAGCATTTTGCTCTGAAAGAGTCCCTCAGAAAggtatgctaatgctaatgttagcacGCTTTAGAATCTTCGAAATAAACGAGGCTTGATTATGCTGTAGTTTCGCTGATGATCATTTTTAGATGTCATGTTTTGCCCAAGAAGGCAGCGTTATTCAGATTAACAGAGAAGCCCTTCACGAACTGTTAAGTAGGTGAAAGGTCATCTTTcgaccttttttatttttttaaatgtaaactttatttaaccagacAGGACAGAACACATTCTTATTTACAAATGTGGCCTGGCAAAAGGCAGGGCATTTTGAGGGTGGGGGAAAGGGGGCtataaaacaatacacacaatatTACAAACACTAGACTTAGTAAACATATTAACAAGACGTTTTCAAAGACACaactaaaatacacacataaagcCAAACTCACTGCAATAGATTCAGACCCATGATTcaaatgttataataatattgcactttcatcatcaccaccataaTTTAGTAATTACTTGGCCAGAAATTGTTGTCCAATTTTCTGTTTCTGAGTTAGGATCCTGTTGTGATCAGTCTTCTGGTTTACTAGTGATGTGATTTGTCAATGTTTGGAGTGGACTGTTGATCTTAACCTTGTGCAAAGTGAGTTTCCATGGTAATCCACAGAAATTCAGTTTGATAGACCCCAAgtcttttatgttttcattaccCATCCTTATCTCCATCTTCCCTCTTGAGTCATTTCAGCCCCGCTCTTGCTTCTGTGCTGGGATGATCAAAAGGCAACGCTTACATCGGGCCAAGGTAGCTCAGCGCTAGAGCGAGTCTTTCAATTTGGAGGTTGTGGGATTGATTCCCAGAtacgctagtctacatgccttGTCAAGACTACAAAAGCATATGATATGAATGCACATTTAGTAGaaaaattattgttattttgtctaAAACTTGACTTTTAAAGTAAACATAGACCACAGTTCAGaccacagatagatagatagatagatgttcaCGTTCAACATTCACAGCCTTTTTACAcaacacatttccatttccttCTTGTTACATGTTTGAAAGCAGAGTAGCTTGGTTGACCTTTATTGAAATGTACTGATTCATAGCAGAGATAATGACAGAAACCAAGTGACAGAGTCTCAGGCAGAATCTCCTGCATGTGTCTCAGAGGCAGATCTTTGCAGAGCACTATCCCGCCTCAGGGAACATAGTTGAGTCTACAAACACCTTGCAGATTTGTGTGCCCTCTTATATTTCAGATTCAAGTTGAAACATTTTTCCTGCTGTCAGAGAGGTAAAGGGATATGATCCATGTTTGGAAACGTTTCTGTTCAAATCCGATGATTTGTGAGCCACGAGTGCGTCTCAGCATTCAGATGAAACTGCCTATTAAGGCAGCAAGGTCGGCCAGGGGAAAGCACAGTGCATACCATGATGATTAAAAGAGTTACTCTGGAATATTCAGGTGTGCAGTTGGCCAAAAATATGGCATATTTGATCAATTTGAAtggatttttgtttaaaattgtCTCAAAAACCTGGAAGAATAGGAAAGATGGACCATTTCATTAGTGGTAAATATGAATTCCTCTACTGTAGTAATTGAACGCTTTTAGTCGAGTGGTTCCTCTGTGTTTGAGCGTGGTGTGTTTCAAAGACGGAAGACAATTTAGCTAAAGCGATATCAGGTATAAGATGATTGAATACAACCTCAGTCTCATAATaatttctttctattttaaGAAAAAGGAATACGATTTATTAAAACTTGTAAAAGTTGTACATCTAGTCTAACTGATTGTACATATAAATTACTCGACAGACGGTAGAGTCAGAGGCTGCAGGATATATTAAGAGCCCACTTTAACTCGTCAAAATGTTACGGTAAATGCAGGGGAAGCTTGTTGTGTGACTAAACTTTCAAAGGATACgagaagtttgaaaataaactaGCTCTGGGATTATTGGGAAGGAAGAGAGTATGAAAAGGAAATGCAGAACAATACGTTTGCAGTGCAGGAAAGGGATCTCAAGGcagtgtggtttattaaaaGAATACACTGAAGGGTTGAGTGTCTTTATGGATGTATACAAACGGGGTGATAGGAAATCCTTTAGTCCCTTGTCACTGTAGTTGTGTGTGCCCTGTGCTATATTCATGAGCTAATTTATAGACTAGAATAAATGAAGCGCCGTGCCAAGAAATTAGTCAGGCCTCCACAATACCAGACCATCACACCAGCCGAGGCTTGTGTGGGTGGAAGGTcggctgctgctgttaatgaaGACAAGGAGCCAAAAGAGATTTCCCCAGCGTTCTGAGGAAGAGCCTATTCATGTACAACCTCCCCTGGTTTCAGACAGAGATTTCCCTTTCACACAATGAAGCCATTTGTCGACAGACATGTGTAGGACGCTGCTAAGGACGGTTATTTTAAGCAAAAAATGCAATCTAATGAACTAATTATGGAGTTTTTAAAGCAAGACTTAAgttgcattgtttttaaatattctatTCCTACGATCAATCCCTTGTCACTACCAGGTAGCactaaaaaaaattacattatatttaataatatttggcattttaatTTAGCCCctcaaataaatgaaggaaCTCTTTTCAGCCAGGACTTCAGCCACCACATCTCAATCAGAAGTGGGAGAACCACCAACAATACTTTTAATACATTATATTTGTACTCTGCATCgtcttttatttgtcctttgAAATACACGACATCACAAAGAACATGATTCAGCTAATGTTCGGTGAGTaacggataaaaaaaaaacaatttcaaataaaGGGTTCTTCCTCTTTCAAGGGAAAAAGCAGTAAGAGTTACTAAATCTCCGACCATGTCATTCCGTTGTAAAATACAGTACAGAAAAATCTAAGTGAGTAAGCGGCCTCACTCattgtgtatatacagcatTATTAGTGACCACATCTTAGgcagaagtggaaaaaaataccCACAAtattgtagagctgaaacaattaatcgattgctaaattaattgattaaactattttgataatcgattaatcgacacaaagcttttttcatgattaaaacaagatttccgattgttgaagcttcttaaatgtgaatattttctgcatttatttgctctggataacaaatacatcattaaatgttaatcattttggtttgtggacaaaacaagacatttgagaacctcctcatttccaggtttgacgaaaactgatcaacattttttaaggttttctgacattttatggaccaagtgATTAATCGAGGGaaataatcggcagattaatcgattatgaaaataatcctttgttgcagctctacaatATTGCTATAAAATAACACCACATTTAATACTTAAAACTCCTCTCAGGCAGCCCAGTCTTGTTCCTTTGTTCCTCGTGTGGAGAACAACCGGGTGTCAGGGGAGTAGGTCACACTTTCCTGACTTGGACAACATGTTAGACTTCACAACACAAAGCTCTTGACCCCATCTTACTACATATCAGTTTGGTGATGCAAAAAAGCCCCAAATAAACTTTGTGAAGAAAGATGTAGGATTATTCCCCCAGTGACCTTTGTATTTCCTGTTCCAGCAGCTCGTCGTCCCTCCCTTCCGCTCTTCAGGATCTGACCTTTAAACACAGATGAGTTTACTGCAGGGTGAAAGGGACCAGTACCtgtctttttgtaatttttgtgtAACGTAAGCGTGATTTTCACAGGTTCAGTCCTGTGAATGTGTTGAAAGTAGTATCCGTGGCCATGTTTTCTGATGGCTTCATATTCagacattgtgtttttcttggcaGGTTtggctttgtgtgttttggacaAGAATggaatttgtttttggtttcagTGATCCCACTTCTAGTCTTGCTGATGGTTACACTTTCGCATCTTGTTCATGTAACTCTGTTCATCGGCTTAAATTGGATGGCTCCTGTTTCAACTTAATCGTAAcagttaatacaccagtatgtagaagctctttggTTGAATATAACTGAATTGATTTTCAAATTCACTGTttcaaatttgggtataaaaaggtgaatttagTTTGTTAGTTcccaaacaaataacaataacgtttttagtttaaaattggaaaaataaataaatgtgtttggcACTGCATGTTCATAAGGTTAAAGGCGATGGACATTAGCCAGagtttggtctttttttttttgtattttattgtgtgtatttgtcacgaATGGTTCACAACTACTGTTGTTTGCTGCATGTTCAGGAAGCATTCTGCTGCTGAAGTCTTCCCCCAGACAACAattgtcttctgtttttgttttgagggACCCCTAGAGGCAGAAACCATACACTATGCATTTAACATCAACATATTTTGCAGGAACAGTCATAAGTTACAAggcattatatatatttttttgacatCGAAATACCCCACAGACGGTAAACCATAGCTTATTCTTTCTGTAGCAGCTTGAGTTCCTGCAAAAATGGCACGCTCAATAGATTGGTCAGTTTTAAGTGCTTCTCCAGCTGTGAGCTGATTCCAACACAGAGGTTTTTCAGCTGTGGGATACTTCAGTGTGCACTAATTGAGTCATGACACTAACAAGATTGACTCATTCCAAGGCCAGGTTGTCATCcactcttcacttcctgtcaacaTTTTGTTTATCCGAGTGGACTGATGGAGCACACCGCTGCTTGAATTTGAATGTAGGGACGAAACAAAAGTTGAACAAGTGGATGCCTCTGCAGGTTAGTGGTTCTGGTTGAGTCATAACGCAAATGTGGAAAAACGGGACCTATTGCTTCTCTGCCTAGTAATAAATGGAGATGTTGTGGGAGGTAGGATGCAAGAGATTGGAATCCTCTTTTTGGGGAGTAGAAATACTCCTACTAGTCATTTTGTGTTGGAGATAAACATGATCTACAACTGGGTTTCCCAATCATGGTCCATGTTTTTCGATggttccctgctccaacacacgtCATTCAAGTAAATAGGTCGTtaccaggcttttgcagagcttgttgacatttaaatacatatgtTGGAGGCAAGGAaacgtctaaaacatgcagggcagtgggtctcCAGGAGCAGGATTGAGAAAGACTGAACCAACCACTCTCTACCCTTATTGTGCCCACTGATGAAACACAATGCTGCGAAAAAAAGTACGAATTCTGCTAAAATAATCATGCTAATGCATCAAATCAGTCAGTATGGATAAATACTGCGTAATAGTTGCACCATTAAGCTCTTTTAATGCAGGTTGTTCTTCTCCAAAAACTGCAAATCTTCTGCTTATTTGTCGTTTTGCTCATGAAGCATATAATTTAGGCACGATCCTTCGGATTTCTGGCACTTGCGTATCCCCCGGTTTTGCGGCTGAATTGACTTAGTGGCTGCTAACCCAGAAGGAATGTCATTAGTGGGGGTTTCAGTACCaagatttgtttttgcttgCCGTTTCAAACACCACCTCAGCAGATTTCTGCCCTGCCAAGAAGAGAatggtggcaaaaaaaaaaaatagagtaGAGTCATTAAAGTATTGGCATTCAAATTGTTGAATAGAAACGTGCCAAATATCACCAACTGCTCCCTGACAAATGTATCCGTGTCAGTCTTAAGAAAGCAAAACCCTAGATAAGACTCTCGTTTTggaacattttgtatttttttcttacaaatgtgttggttttttattcctatttattttaaaatgcctGTGTCAAGATGATTGAGATTGATACCAAATGCTTGTCATTGTCTTCTTGTCATAATGCACATGACAGCCGCCAAGTCTTGCTTAGTGGACTGAGAACATGAACATACAGAAAGTAGGGCTTTGTTGCATTGCTTCACACATTGTCATCATTATTGACTCACCACGTAATACGATTTCAAGCCTGCTTTGTATGCATTGATATGTAATGCTTTATCCTTCTGCCTGCTAGGGATAGATTACATAGACTTAAAGTAGAGCTGAACTCCACACAGCAGGAAACCCAAATACAGTATGCAGCcattgtatgtgtttttttgttttcggtCTCAGCTGGAGACGGCTTTTATtaataaacatgcacacatgtcaTCAAAATGTATGgaaaagagagggggaggggttaACATTTGTGAAtattacatatacacacatgaatgaatatACTTTTCCTTGTTATGTCGATACAGATCATCGATCAGGAGATCAACCCCCATGTGGATCAGTGGGAAGCAGAAGGAAAGTTTCCAGCACACAAAGTCTTCAAAATCTTAGGAAGTGCTGGCTTTCTAGGAGTCAACAAACCGGTCGgtaagtgttt from Solea senegalensis isolate Sse05_10M linkage group LG20, IFAPA_SoseM_1, whole genome shotgun sequence includes the following:
- the gngt1 gene encoding guanine nucleotide-binding protein G(T) subunit gamma-T1, producing the protein MPVINVDELTDKDKAVMEVNQKKLEVKLERWLTSKCCEEVKEYIQAREEEDILVKGIPEEKNPFKEKGGCVIC
- the tfpi2 gene encoding tissue factor pathway inhibitor 2; amino-acid sequence: MEMSHHIPAPKIPLPNSYKWTRDGSVKETRARARKITTMGSCTFALFTLFSSLYSVLALAPKEACLLEVDEGPCRGEIERYYYNTITQKCEVFYYGGCQGNANNFRSYPECQKTCFRIPKIPQICRFPKQEGPCRALFRRYFFNMSTMQCESFYYGGCQGNSNRFQDHTSCMEYCSPRKTVPVLCLDPLDKGSCSASIPRYYYNKATKKCEEFVYSGCGGSSNNFVSRQSCTNTCVKGRKKHTGQGKVRRVRRNRNNHMFFASV